The DNA sequence GTTGTTACCCTTGAAGAAGGTTGTATTATGGGTGGTTTTGGCTCTGCGGTGGCAGAGGCTTTAATCGATCACAATGTTAATGTACCCGTAAAACGTATCGGCGTACCTGATATTTTAGTAGATCATGCTACCCCTGCGCAATCCTTTGCCGATTTGGGTTTAACTAGCCCCCAAATTGCTGAGCGAGTTTTAAATACTTTTTTCAGTGATAAGCCTGAAATGGCGATTAATAAATAGGTAAGATTTTAAGTGTTAGGTGTAAATAATTGATTATTCAAAGTCGAGAATAAAGATTAATTGGGTGCGCTCTCATAAATATAATATTAAATATTTAATGAAATATTAAGACGAAAAATAGGGAATAGGCAATGGTTTTTAAGGTTTTTATAGTTGTAAATTCATAGGTGGGTGATGATAAACTTTATCAATCTGACTTGGTATCATAGCATCATTGAGCGATACCATAATTTATTATTCAGTGATTAGCTAAGGTAATAATCTTGTAAAGTTATCTTGACAACCAAAAGGCTTTCATCCCGACGCTTTTAGCTCCCCAATAATCTTCTTTTTTACTATCTCCAATATACCAAGCATTTTCTGGAAAACAATTATTAGTTTCTAAGGCTTGACGAAAAATATTCGGATGGGGTTTAGCCATTCCAGATAAGGATGAGATGGTAATACTAGAAAAATATTTACTTAAATCAAGACTATCTAAAACAGAAAAAATACGGGTATCAAAGTTAGAAATAATGGCGAGGTTAATTCCTTGTTTTTGCCATAGGTTTAAATTGAAGATTACATCATTATAAATATACCAAGGTTTTTCGGTAGAAAAATGCTGATATAGTTCGATAAAAAAGTCATCAAAATTAGTAAATTGATCTAATAAATTCAGTGATTGAAAGGTATTTTCAGCAATTTTTTTCCACCAATCAAACTCAAGGGATTTAATGAGGTTTTCTGATTGGGTATCAAAACATAGAGGGGAAGATATTTGAAAGGATTGATAGAAGGCTTGATTAACTAATTGGCTATCGTAGTTAACGCCATATTTTTGTGATATTTGAGTATAAGCCCAACCGACATTATTTTTTACACCAAAAAGAGTGCCTACGGCATCTAAAAATATTACTTGTGGTTTCATATTCAATGTTTAATAAAAAGGTTATTTAGTTACGCTAGGGAAGGGAAAATAATTTACAATTATAAACCGTTAAAAACCATTGCCTATTCCCCGGCCCAATTAATTTTCTTTTAAAAAACGACGGGCTAAGAAATAGGCTGTAACGGATTTAGCATCTACCTGACTACCTCGATAAATAATTTCTTCTAATTCCTCTGGTGACATTAATACAACTTCAATGTCTTCGTCATCGTCTTGGTGGGGAGGATGGGGGAGTTTTTCTAGATTTTGGGCTAGAAAGGGGTAAATATATTCGTCGGAGTAACCGGGGGCGAGGGGAAATTTAGTCAGATTTTGCCATTGATGGGCTTTATATCCTGTTTCTTCTTCAATTTCTCTTTGTATGGTGGAAAGGGGATTTTCTCCTTTTTCAATGGTCCCTGCGGGAAATTCTAACAGTCTGCCTTTAACGGCAAAACGATATTGACGTACTAATACTAAATTACCATCTGGGGTGATGGGGACGGCTAATGCTCCTCCGGGGTGGCGAATACATTCCCATTCACCTTCTACGCCGTTGGGGAGTCGGAGTTTGTTTACTTCAAATTGAAATTTTCTGCCTTGAAAGAATAGTTTTGAGCCTAGATTTTGAGGTAATTCGGGTATTATGGACATCTATTTTTCTCTGCTTTGTTCAAGGTTTATTTTATTCTCATCGGTGTTAGAGGGCAAATTTTTTTCTGATGGAATGGTTTGATTTCGTTGATTTTTGATGTTTAGTAATTTTTCTGTTAGTTTTAACCAATTTTCTTCTTCGGGGGTCAATTCTTGGTTAGAAAGAATGTCTGAGATGGATTTTTGTTGGGGGGTGGATATATTAAAAATTGGTAAGTTACACAGTTGGGGTAAATCCCATTTCCAGAGTTTGAGAGTTTGATCATCGCTTCCTGTGATGATGAAGGTGCGATCGCACCCTATCTTAACATGACGTATGGGTTTTTGATGAGTTTTTAGCACTCCCATGGGTTTACCATCGGGCAAACTCCACAATCGAATGGTATTATCACGGCTTCCCGTGGCTAGTAGTTTACCATCTTGACTAATATCCAGACACCAGATAGCCCCTTGATGTCCTTCTAGGGTGGCTTTGAGCATTCCTGTGGCCAGTTGCCAAATTTTGATGGTTTTATCCTCACTTACAGTGACAAGGGTTGTGCCATCGGGGGTAATGCCCAGTTGCCAAATGGTGCTATGATGACCCTCTAGGGTAGCTTTATTTTCCCCTGTGGACAATGACCACAATTTTACTGTACCATCTTTACTGGCACTGGCAAGGGTTGCATTAGCAGGGCAGAGGGCAAGGGATGTAATGGCGCCTTGATGCCCCGTGAGGGTATATTTATTTTCTCCTTCGGGAAGATTCCATATTCTAATGGTATGGTCATTTTTTCCGCCCCCAGCGATAATATATTTATCGTCATGGCTAATGAGGGTGCATTCTACTTCGGTTTTAAATCCCGTTAGGGTTTTGTAGAGTTTTCCTGAGGGATATTGCCATAAACGGATTTCTCGATAACTAGCACTAGCAATTATTTTACTATCATTGGTCATGGATAAAGACCAAACGGAGGCGTTATTGGCCGAAAGATTGGTTAGATTATTACCTTCAGGAATACGCCACACGGAGACGGTTTTATCTCTACTACCACTGGCAAGGGTGATGCCGTCGTTACTGAGGGCAAGGGTAGTTACTCCTTTGATATGTCTTTTTAGCTGGGTAATAGGCGCCCCTGTTTCGGTATTCCATAATTTGATTAATTCTCCACCGCCACTGATTAATACTTTATCATCGGGGGTAAGGGCGATCGCACTTATTTTATCTCCATGATGCCAATCATAAACACAACGAATTAACTTACCTTGGGGAATAGACTTACCCTTGATTTTCAGGGAAAAATTAAGCACCTCATTAAAAATCTGTTTTTCTTCGGGGGCATTGGGCAACCAACGATTATTTTTGAGAATTTTGACAATTTCCCGACTCCATCTCACTGGCACAACGGTAATTAACTCCCACAGGGTATCCCAATTTCTAGCCGAAGTCATCACCTCTAATATTTTTTTCCATCTTTGAGCGCCAATGGTTGGTATTCTTCTTCCCTCTTTACCCCCAAGTAACATCCATAACCATTCTAGGCGTTTTAAACCGATACCATGACTATCAATTCTTTCTTTTAATTCATCGGGGGCATGGTAATAAACTTCTTCAAGGAGATGATAATCAGGATCAATGTCTTGATAACGCTCCCATTGTTGAGTAAAATAATAAAATAAGGCTGATTGGGAAGGCTCAAGGGGTCGATAATTTACTTCAATGGCTATGTCTAAGGCATCCTGATTATTTTTTTCACTAGCTAAACGACACATATGGGCTTGTAAGTCTTCATCACTCAAAGAAGTTAACCATTCCCTTGCTTTGTCTCGGATTTCTCTTTCTTTATCGTTTAATAAATCCAAGAGAATTTCCGCAACTTGGATTTTATTTTCTTCCTCTAAAATTCCTTGCCAACCTAAACTAACCGCCGTCAATACTCTTAATTTTAGGGGTTGATTGGCTACCCATCCTTTTAATTTAATTAACTTAGTTAATTCAATTTCTCGATTATCTGCCCACAGTTGACACACCGCATCGATGAGGGCGGTATCTTGTAATTTGATTTGTCGCAGGGTATTTAATACCCCATTTCTCACGTTCTTATCTTCACTAAAAATTAGAGCCTTGGTTAATATTTCAATGGATTGGGGGGTTTTTATTGCTGATAATTCTTTAATGGCTTGTTGTCTAAGGCGATCGCCCAGTAGGGGTATTTCGCTATATAATTTAGACTCTAATTTAGTTAGTTTTTCTGTATCCATTGAAACTTATCCACAATCATTTTTCTAATCCATTATACTAATGATTACCTCATCAAATTTGTT is a window from the Cyanobacterium stanieri LEGE 03274 genome containing:
- a CDS encoding NUDIX hydrolase yields the protein MSIIPELPQNLGSKLFFQGRKFQFEVNKLRLPNGVEGEWECIRHPGGALAVPITPDGNLVLVRQYRFAVKGRLLEFPAGTIEKGENPLSTIQREIEEETGYKAHQWQNLTKFPLAPGYSDEYIYPFLAQNLEKLPHPPHQDDDEDIEVVLMSPEELEEIIYRGSQVDAKSVTAYFLARRFLKEN
- a CDS encoding HAD-IA family hydrolase, which gives rise to MKPQVIFLDAVGTLFGVKNNVGWAYTQISQKYGVNYDSQLVNQAFYQSFQISSPLCFDTQSENLIKSLEFDWWKKIAENTFQSLNLLDQFTNFDDFFIELYQHFSTEKPWYIYNDVIFNLNLWQKQGINLAIISNFDTRIFSVLDSLDLSKYFSSITISSLSGMAKPHPNIFRQALETNNCFPENAWYIGDSKKEDYWGAKSVGMKAFWLSR
- a CDS encoding HEAT repeat domain-containing protein, producing the protein MDTEKLTKLESKLYSEIPLLGDRLRQQAIKELSAIKTPQSIEILTKALIFSEDKNVRNGVLNTLRQIKLQDTALIDAVCQLWADNREIELTKLIKLKGWVANQPLKLRVLTAVSLGWQGILEEENKIQVAEILLDLLNDKEREIRDKAREWLTSLSDEDLQAHMCRLASEKNNQDALDIAIEVNYRPLEPSQSALFYYFTQQWERYQDIDPDYHLLEEVYYHAPDELKERIDSHGIGLKRLEWLWMLLGGKEGRRIPTIGAQRWKKILEVMTSARNWDTLWELITVVPVRWSREIVKILKNNRWLPNAPEEKQIFNEVLNFSLKIKGKSIPQGKLIRCVYDWHHGDKISAIALTPDDKVLISGGGELIKLWNTETGAPITQLKRHIKGVTTLALSNDGITLASGSRDKTVSVWRIPEGNNLTNLSANNASVWSLSMTNDSKIIASASYREIRLWQYPSGKLYKTLTGFKTEVECTLISHDDKYIIAGGGKNDHTIRIWNLPEGENKYTLTGHQGAITSLALCPANATLASASKDGTVKLWSLSTGENKATLEGHHSTIWQLGITPDGTTLVTVSEDKTIKIWQLATGMLKATLEGHQGAIWCLDISQDGKLLATGSRDNTIRLWSLPDGKPMGVLKTHQKPIRHVKIGCDRTFIITGSDDQTLKLWKWDLPQLCNLPIFNISTPQQKSISDILSNQELTPEEENWLKLTEKLLNIKNQRNQTIPSEKNLPSNTDENKINLEQSREK